One part of the Bacilli bacterium genome encodes these proteins:
- the speE gene encoding polyamine aminopropyltransferase gives MELWFTEKQTETFGITAKITESLVTEKTPFQDLAVIDTLQFGRMLVLDGMVMTTVKDEFVYHEMVAHPALFTHPDPEHVLVVGGGDGGVIREVLKHPNVKKAVLVEIDGKVIEYSKRFLPEIAGWLDEPRVEVIVNDGYMHIHEKKNTYDVVMVDSTEPVGPAVQLFERGFYAAIFAALKEDGIFVAQTDNPWFKAELIRKVNRDVREIFPITRLYTANIPTYPSGLWTFTMGSKKYDPLEVDETKLPELDTKYYTPRLHKAAFVLPKFVEDLLK, from the coding sequence ATGGAACTTTGGTTTACGGAGAAACAAACGGAAACGTTCGGCATAACGGCAAAAATTACGGAATCGCTCGTAACGGAAAAAACGCCGTTCCAGGACCTCGCCGTTATCGACACGCTGCAGTTTGGCCGAATGCTCGTGTTGGACGGCATGGTGATGACGACAGTCAAAGACGAATTTGTGTATCACGAAATGGTGGCGCATCCGGCGTTGTTTACCCACCCCGACCCGGAGCATGTCCTGGTCGTCGGCGGAGGGGACGGCGGCGTCATTCGCGAGGTGCTGAAGCATCCGAACGTCAAAAAGGCCGTGCTGGTCGAAATAGACGGCAAAGTAATCGAATATTCGAAGCGGTTTTTGCCGGAGATCGCCGGATGGCTGGATGAACCCCGCGTGGAAGTGATCGTGAACGACGGTTATATGCACATCCATGAGAAGAAAAATACATACGACGTCGTCATGGTCGACTCAACAGAACCGGTCGGACCGGCGGTGCAGTTGTTCGAGCGCGGATTTTACGCGGCCATTTTTGCGGCTTTGAAGGAAGACGGCATTTTTGTCGCGCAGACGGATAACCCCTGGTTCAAGGCGGAGCTCATCCGCAAGGTGAACAGGGACGTGCGGGAAATTTTCCCGATTACAAGGCTTTACACAGCCAATATCCCTACGTATCCGAGCGGATTGTGGACGTTCACCATGGGCAGCAAGAAATACGACCCGCTTGAGGTGGACGAAACAAAGCTTCCGGAACTGGACACCAAATACTATACCCCGCGGCTGCATAAGGCGGCGTTCGTGCTGCCGAAGTTTGTTGAAGATCTTTTGAAATAA